In one window of Mastigocladopsis repens PCC 10914 DNA:
- a CDS encoding glucose 1-dehydrogenase produces MNKLEGKVALVTGGTSGIGLATAKRFVAEGPYVFITGRRQTELDAAVKAIGENVTGVQSDASNLADLDGLFATIKQEQGHLDVVFANAGIGEIAPLGEITEEHFDKTFNINVKGLLFTVQKALPLLPEGASIILNASIVSIKGTPALSVYSATKAAVRSFARNWILDLKERKIRVNVVSPGVVPTPSYDRLGVEFVDSEASTIPLGRVGTPDDIAKAVVFLASDDSSFVNGIELFVDGGMAQI; encoded by the coding sequence ATGAACAAACTAGAAGGAAAAGTCGCTCTTGTCACCGGCGGCACTAGCGGCATCGGTCTTGCCACTGCCAAGCGTTTTGTCGCCGAAGGTCCCTATGTCTTCATTACGGGGCGTCGTCAAACTGAACTTGATGCCGCCGTGAAAGCGATCGGTGAAAACGTCACGGGTGTTCAGAGCGATGCCTCGAATCTTGCAGACCTTGATGGCCTGTTCGCCACCATCAAACAAGAGCAGGGACACCTCGATGTGGTCTTTGCCAATGCTGGTATTGGTGAAATTGCTCCACTCGGCGAAATCACCGAAGAACACTTTGACAAAACGTTCAACATAAACGTCAAAGGTCTACTGTTCACTGTGCAGAAAGCACTGCCGCTGTTGCCAGAGGGGGCTTCCATCATCTTGAACGCCTCGATTGTTTCGATAAAGGGCACCCCAGCCCTCAGCGTTTACAGCGCGACTAAAGCCGCCGTGCGATCCTTTGCCCGTAATTGGATACTCGACCTCAAAGAGCGCAAGATCCGAGTTAATGTGGTTAGTCCTGGCGTGGTTCCGACTCCTAGTTATGATCGCTTGGGAGTGGAATTTGTGGACAGCGAAGCCAGCACTATCCCGCTAGGACGAGTTGGCACACCCGATGATATTGCCAAAGCCGTTGTCTTTCTCGCTTCAGACGACAGCAGCTTTGTCAACGGCATCGAGCTGTTTGTCGATGGCGGTATGGCACAGATTTGA